A region from the Pararge aegeria chromosome Z, ilParAegt1.1, whole genome shotgun sequence genome encodes:
- the LOC120636287 gene encoding uncharacterized protein LOC120636287 isoform X2: MMNDNSRLKIANMEIEEPLRDIVADEFTSIVFECKVNDCSRRFISYKWYKDGKQIEATRRIKISCDGKWHRLEITSVICNDYGVYIILLNNNFNEIFSKANLYVREIKGKQNNDVLYIPSKSRNFNVCRHLRCAKVLVGDTIELEATFNADTLDDYLWFKSNRPLQLNERTIVLSDKRTTTLSILCAKETDTGIYHVVCKSEYGIASSFASVMVINTDLNTLNTSEVTPSIDEPLPEELEVIEGEEVRLMCKVTYDVNTIIQWSKNGLNLEESNTMETEYYNNRYTCLRIRNTCTKNSGEYSIQMRDEITGHTDTSSCFLTVNHFQPAEKFNSVKLRTPLQPIVTCIGSKLSFTCGFVLDDPKFYYVVWYIGSYRVERTNHRFHVVHSGGDFYLFVKQIEPGMAGEVTCELRRALPNRSSIVINRASSILTIVPPAVIEKLAKVNNINSKNNIYCIGNFKHIIPVNNKYILNGIQSAKSAISTNGTNVSEEEMVITYCRLGDDNFYFDITNADDEIKHVDHIKIYDSCINEPIKTKSNVVIMEWCHTAEKSKDLNKTSKKWYKIQFGKTSDKYVVAGVSSLTMLELKDPPLEQVMKFRITTTESIHEANESRVCISPAIDELPRMKKQCELKPMEEFNSMFTKTGDLIGCGAFGSVVLVRDKEGELYAAKILKTRTQKKRDTAIREYEMMKSLRHPKLVELYSTFTAKESFILVMDYLWGGELFDRIVEEEHIKELDVVPYVKQICEALQYLHGNKIVHLDLKPENIICLSPNSRQVKIIDFGLARVLDETHVRAIYGTRDYVAPEVLNFEQLTLACDMWSLGVVTYMLLSGVMPFSGDSWPERSANITKANYNYHETAFKDISDLAKDFVDHLLILQPENRMKAHNALNHRWIVDGPPKGAKAGHMKRTRQNLKSYLANNRARWQRAGNVMIAAHRLRNAGSQRNTLDADRVSPRVT; this comes from the exons ATGATGAATGATAATAGTAGATTAAAGATTGCAAATATGGAAATAGAAGAGCCTCTACGTGATATTGTGGCTGATGAATTCACATCTATTGTGTTTGAATGTAAAGTGAACGACTGCTCTAGAAGGTTCATCTCGTATAAATGGTATAAAGATGGTAAACAAATAGAAGCCACACGCAGAATTAAAATAAGCTGTGACGGAAAATGGCACAGATTAGAAATCACGTCAGTTATTTGTAATGATTatggtgtttatattatattacttaataataatttcaacgAAATATTTTCCAAAGCAAATCTATATGTTCGAGAAATAAAAGGCAAACAAAATAATGATGTTCTTTATATTCCTTCAAAATCTCGAAACTTCAATGTTTGTAGGCATTTGAGGTGTGCCAAAGTATTAGTAGGAGACACTATAGAGTTAGAAGCAACATTCAATGCTGACACATTAGATGACTACTTATGGTTCAAGAGTAATAGACCGTTACAACTAAATGAACGTACAATTGTACTGAGTGATAAAAGAACGACTACACTTTCTATATTGTGTGCCAAAGAGACTGACACAGGTATTTATCATGTGGTGTGTAAATCTGAATATGGTATCGCGTCAAGTTTTGCTAGTGTGATGGTCATAAATACAGATctcaatacattaaatactagtGAAGTGACTCCAAGTATAGATGAGCCTTTGCCCGAGGAACTTGAAGTCATTGAAGGAGAGGAGGTGCGACTTATGTGTAAAGTTACTTATGATGTAAACACTATAATACAATGGTCTAAAAATGGATTAAATTTAGAAGAAAGTAATACTATGGAAACTGAATACTATAACAACAGATATACTTGTTTAAGAATAAGGAATACTTGCACAAAAAATAGTGGAGAGTATTCTATACAAATGCGAGATGAAATAACAGGACATACAGACACATCGAGCTGTTTTCTAACTGTAAATC ATTTCCAACCAGCAGAAAAATTTAACTCGGTAAAACTAAGAACACCCTTACAGCCGATTGTAACTTGTATCGGATCGAAATTGTCATTTACTTGTGGATTTGTTTTGGATGATCCCAAATTTTATTACGTGGTTTGGTATATTGGAAGTTACAGAGTGGAACGCACCAATCATCGATTTCAC GTAGTACACAGTGGTGGCgatttttacttatttgttaaacAAATAGAGCCAGGAATGGCGGGTGAGGTAACTTGTGAACTTCGCAGAGCATTACCCAATAGGTCATCAATTGTAATTAATAGAGCATCATCAATTTTAACCATTGTGCCGCCTGCAGTTATCGAGAAATtagcaaaagtaaataatataaattccaaaaacaaTATCTACTGCATTGGAAATTTCAAACATATTATTCCtgttaacaataaatacattCTAAATGGAATTCAATCAGCAAAATCAGCA ATTTCTACAAATGGGACGAATGTTAGCGAGGAAGAAATGGTCATCACATATTGCAG ATTGGGTGatgacaatttttattttgatattactaATGCCGATGATGAAATTAAGCACGTGGATCATATAAAGATCTACGACAGCTGTATTAACGAACCTATTAAAACGAAATCTAATGTCGTGATTATGGAATG GTGTCACACAGCCGAAAAAAGTAAAGATTTAAACAAGACTAGCAAAAAGTGGTATAAAATTCAGTTTGGAAAAACGAGCGACAAATATGTAGTAGCAGGCGTTTCAAGTTTAACGATGTTAGAGTTGAAAGATCCTCCATTAGAACAAGTTATGAAATTTCGTATAACGACGACAGAATCGATACACGAAGCTAATGAATCAAGAGTTTGTATAT CGCCAGCCATAGATGAATTGCCAAGAATGAAAAAACAATGCGAGCTTAAACCTATGGAAGAGTTCAATTCAATGTTTACAAAAACCGGCGATTTAATAGGGTGTGGTGCATTTGGAAGTGTGGTTCTTGTTCGTGATAAAGAAGGAGAATTATATGCggcaaaaatattgaaaacaagAACCCAGAAAAAAAGAGACACTGCTATAAGAGAGTATGAAATGATGAAAAGTTTAAGACATCCAAAATTAGTAGAACTTTATAGTACATTTACAGCAAAGGAATCTTTTATCTTAGTAATGGATTA CCTTTGGGGTGGTGAACTTTTTGATAGAATTGTCGAAGAGGAACACATAAAGGAGCTAGACGTGGTACCGTACGTGAAGCAAATCTGTGAAGCTTTGCAATATTTGCATGGTAACAAAATAGTTCACTTAGATCTAAAACCTGAGAATATAATTTGCCTGAGCCCGAATTCCCGACAAGTGAAAATTATAGATTTTGGTCTCGCAAGAGTTTTAGACGAGACTCATGTAAGGGCAATCTACGGAACCCGGGATTACGTTGCACCTGAAGTATTAAATTTTGAGCAGCTAACTTTAGCTTGCGATATGTGGAGTTTAGGAGTGGTTACTTATATGCT ACTGTCAGGAGTTATGCCCTTTAGTGGAGATAGCTGGCCCGAACGATCTGCAAACATTACAAAGGCTAACTATAACTACCACGAAACAGCCTTTAAAGATATATCAGATTTGGCCAAAGACTTCGTGGACCACCTTCTGATACTGCAACCAGAAAATCGTATGAAAGCACACAACGCCTTAAATCATAGATGGATAGTTGACGGTCCACCTAAAGGGGCAAAGGCTGGACACATGAAACGTACTAGGCAAAATTTAAAGTCCTATCTAGCTAACAATAGAGCAAGGTGGCAG AGAGCAGGAAACGTCATGATAGCGGCTCATCGTCTACGCAATGCGGGAAGTCAAAGGAACACATTGGACGCCGATAGAGTTTCGCCTAGAGTGACTTAG
- the LOC120636287 gene encoding titin-like isoform X1 — MMNDNSRLKIANMEIEEPLRDIVADEFTSIVFECKVNDCSRRFISYKWYKDGKQIEATRRIKISCDGKWHRLEITSVICNDYGVYIILLNNNFNEIFSKANLYVREIKGKQNNDVLYIPSKSRNFNVCRHLRCAKVLVGDTIELEATFNADTLDDYLWFKSNRPLQLNERTIVLSDKRTTTLSILCAKETDTGIYHVVCKSEYGIASSFASVMVINTDLNTLNTSEVTPSIDEPLPEELEVIEGEEVRLMCKVTYDVNTIIQWSKNGLNLEESNTMETEYYNNRYTCLRIRNTCTKNSGEYSIQMRDEITGHTDTSSCFLTVNRKFFLLPNFQPAEKFNSVKLRTPLQPIVTCIGSKLSFTCGFVLDDPKFYYVVWYIGSYRVERTNHRFHVVHSGGDFYLFVKQIEPGMAGEVTCELRRALPNRSSIVINRASSILTIVPPAVIEKLAKVNNINSKNNIYCIGNFKHIIPVNNKYILNGIQSAKSAISTNGTNVSEEEMVITYCRLGDDNFYFDITNADDEIKHVDHIKIYDSCINEPIKTKSNVVIMEWCHTAEKSKDLNKTSKKWYKIQFGKTSDKYVVAGVSSLTMLELKDPPLEQVMKFRITTTESIHEANESRVCISPAIDELPRMKKQCELKPMEEFNSMFTKTGDLIGCGAFGSVVLVRDKEGELYAAKILKTRTQKKRDTAIREYEMMKSLRHPKLVELYSTFTAKESFILVMDYLWGGELFDRIVEEEHIKELDVVPYVKQICEALQYLHGNKIVHLDLKPENIICLSPNSRQVKIIDFGLARVLDETHVRAIYGTRDYVAPEVLNFEQLTLACDMWSLGVVTYMLLSGVMPFSGDSWPERSANITKANYNYHETAFKDISDLAKDFVDHLLILQPENRMKAHNALNHRWIVDGPPKGAKAGHMKRTRQNLKSYLANNRARWQRAGNVMIAAHRLRNAGSQRNTLDADRVSPRVT, encoded by the exons ATGATGAATGATAATAGTAGATTAAAGATTGCAAATATGGAAATAGAAGAGCCTCTACGTGATATTGTGGCTGATGAATTCACATCTATTGTGTTTGAATGTAAAGTGAACGACTGCTCTAGAAGGTTCATCTCGTATAAATGGTATAAAGATGGTAAACAAATAGAAGCCACACGCAGAATTAAAATAAGCTGTGACGGAAAATGGCACAGATTAGAAATCACGTCAGTTATTTGTAATGATTatggtgtttatattatattacttaataataatttcaacgAAATATTTTCCAAAGCAAATCTATATGTTCGAGAAATAAAAGGCAAACAAAATAATGATGTTCTTTATATTCCTTCAAAATCTCGAAACTTCAATGTTTGTAGGCATTTGAGGTGTGCCAAAGTATTAGTAGGAGACACTATAGAGTTAGAAGCAACATTCAATGCTGACACATTAGATGACTACTTATGGTTCAAGAGTAATAGACCGTTACAACTAAATGAACGTACAATTGTACTGAGTGATAAAAGAACGACTACACTTTCTATATTGTGTGCCAAAGAGACTGACACAGGTATTTATCATGTGGTGTGTAAATCTGAATATGGTATCGCGTCAAGTTTTGCTAGTGTGATGGTCATAAATACAGATctcaatacattaaatactagtGAAGTGACTCCAAGTATAGATGAGCCTTTGCCCGAGGAACTTGAAGTCATTGAAGGAGAGGAGGTGCGACTTATGTGTAAAGTTACTTATGATGTAAACACTATAATACAATGGTCTAAAAATGGATTAAATTTAGAAGAAAGTAATACTATGGAAACTGAATACTATAACAACAGATATACTTGTTTAAGAATAAGGAATACTTGCACAAAAAATAGTGGAGAGTATTCTATACAAATGCGAGATGAAATAACAGGACATACAGACACATCGAGCTGTTTTCTAACTGTAAATCGTAAGTTCTTTTTACTACCAA ATTTCCAACCAGCAGAAAAATTTAACTCGGTAAAACTAAGAACACCCTTACAGCCGATTGTAACTTGTATCGGATCGAAATTGTCATTTACTTGTGGATTTGTTTTGGATGATCCCAAATTTTATTACGTGGTTTGGTATATTGGAAGTTACAGAGTGGAACGCACCAATCATCGATTTCAC GTAGTACACAGTGGTGGCgatttttacttatttgttaaacAAATAGAGCCAGGAATGGCGGGTGAGGTAACTTGTGAACTTCGCAGAGCATTACCCAATAGGTCATCAATTGTAATTAATAGAGCATCATCAATTTTAACCATTGTGCCGCCTGCAGTTATCGAGAAATtagcaaaagtaaataatataaattccaaaaacaaTATCTACTGCATTGGAAATTTCAAACATATTATTCCtgttaacaataaatacattCTAAATGGAATTCAATCAGCAAAATCAGCA ATTTCTACAAATGGGACGAATGTTAGCGAGGAAGAAATGGTCATCACATATTGCAG ATTGGGTGatgacaatttttattttgatattactaATGCCGATGATGAAATTAAGCACGTGGATCATATAAAGATCTACGACAGCTGTATTAACGAACCTATTAAAACGAAATCTAATGTCGTGATTATGGAATG GTGTCACACAGCCGAAAAAAGTAAAGATTTAAACAAGACTAGCAAAAAGTGGTATAAAATTCAGTTTGGAAAAACGAGCGACAAATATGTAGTAGCAGGCGTTTCAAGTTTAACGATGTTAGAGTTGAAAGATCCTCCATTAGAACAAGTTATGAAATTTCGTATAACGACGACAGAATCGATACACGAAGCTAATGAATCAAGAGTTTGTATAT CGCCAGCCATAGATGAATTGCCAAGAATGAAAAAACAATGCGAGCTTAAACCTATGGAAGAGTTCAATTCAATGTTTACAAAAACCGGCGATTTAATAGGGTGTGGTGCATTTGGAAGTGTGGTTCTTGTTCGTGATAAAGAAGGAGAATTATATGCggcaaaaatattgaaaacaagAACCCAGAAAAAAAGAGACACTGCTATAAGAGAGTATGAAATGATGAAAAGTTTAAGACATCCAAAATTAGTAGAACTTTATAGTACATTTACAGCAAAGGAATCTTTTATCTTAGTAATGGATTA CCTTTGGGGTGGTGAACTTTTTGATAGAATTGTCGAAGAGGAACACATAAAGGAGCTAGACGTGGTACCGTACGTGAAGCAAATCTGTGAAGCTTTGCAATATTTGCATGGTAACAAAATAGTTCACTTAGATCTAAAACCTGAGAATATAATTTGCCTGAGCCCGAATTCCCGACAAGTGAAAATTATAGATTTTGGTCTCGCAAGAGTTTTAGACGAGACTCATGTAAGGGCAATCTACGGAACCCGGGATTACGTTGCACCTGAAGTATTAAATTTTGAGCAGCTAACTTTAGCTTGCGATATGTGGAGTTTAGGAGTGGTTACTTATATGCT ACTGTCAGGAGTTATGCCCTTTAGTGGAGATAGCTGGCCCGAACGATCTGCAAACATTACAAAGGCTAACTATAACTACCACGAAACAGCCTTTAAAGATATATCAGATTTGGCCAAAGACTTCGTGGACCACCTTCTGATACTGCAACCAGAAAATCGTATGAAAGCACACAACGCCTTAAATCATAGATGGATAGTTGACGGTCCACCTAAAGGGGCAAAGGCTGGACACATGAAACGTACTAGGCAAAATTTAAAGTCCTATCTAGCTAACAATAGAGCAAGGTGGCAG AGAGCAGGAAACGTCATGATAGCGGCTCATCGTCTACGCAATGCGGGAAGTCAAAGGAACACATTGGACGCCGATAGAGTTTCGCCTAGAGTGACTTAG
- the LOC120636194 gene encoding KIF-binding protein-like, with amino-acid sequence MDTLIKISNVFDSVKKTVKDKNTSNRLQSLKKDILLLQSELLILGKENHGMYVRSLAMEGYLALLSAKTMPLSLTEKKNILTVAFDKLKQHALREESLFIFLRIQNLLCYFLIQLDEINQAKDILESIEEMYDNISKSKSDIYIDAEDLFTSEPICNIKRMNPEKIDKLITNNVQMLAFLYNKLNLSQKYTLYNHTALRRQLEMKEGTPQDWALRTARLGNYFTYLNQLGNARHHLCAAYHILRTCHDNCKLMPEEFVLQKADFEMHFLELSHHWVKYGLSLFKLSRKKILTRFFSQHASGGSGADLWKSVDFLNENFDGTETDKENSKDSGSEKYDKGDCLSEKVYSFPSLDLTDIEKKVPLEIIRNADEARKLFSFTHKWLKRAENYYDFEHYSAQYISCSLQLAELYEHLAFFEKNIDNQYNIQKRRADVLETLNSLLKNCDNVMSIQIDVIKELSQVQLELMALNLQKLWREESQTNILNLDTDTDSIINSLHSESNKTLTEKTLNTSSKNIFLRKMAATTSINGKLFRLSGQIDPRTPSELSFDYELLRNS; translated from the coding sequence ATGGATACATTGATCAAAATTAGCAATGTCTTTGACAGTGTGAAGAAAACAGTGAAGGATAAGAATACATCTAATCGTCTTCAAAGTCTCAAAAAAGATATATTACTTCTCCAATCGGAACTTCTTATATTAGGTAAGGAAAATCATGGCATGTATGTAAGATCTTTGGCAATGGAAGGCTATCTAGCCTTACTTTCGGCGAAAACAATGCCTTTGTCACTTACCGAGAAAAAGAATATATTGACTGTAGCTTTCGACAAACTCAAACAGCATGCTTTACGCGAGGAAtccttatttattttccttagaATACAAAATTTACTTTGCTATTTTCTAATACAACTGGACGAGATAAATCAAGCTAAAGATATCCTTGAGAGTATAGAGGAAATGTACGATAATATTAGTAAATCTAAATCGGATATTTACATAGATGCTGAAGATTTGTTCACATCTGAACCGATCTGCAACATAAAGAGAATGAACCCAGAGAAAATAGAcaaattaataacaaacaatGTTCAAATGTTAGCATTcctatataataaattgaatcTTTCCCAAAAATATACACTGTATAACCATACAGCACTTAGAAGACAATTGGAAATGAAAGAGGGTACTCCCCAAGATTGGGCCTTACGCACTGCTAGACTAGGTAATTATTTCACTTACCTCAATCAACTTGGCAATGCCCGACACCATTTGTGTGCTGCTTATCACATCCTGCGAACCTGTCATGATAATTGTAAACTCATGCCAGAAGAATTCGTTCTTCAGAAGGCGGATTTTGAGATGCATTTCTTAGAGCTAAGTCATCACTGGGTTAAATATGGACTCTCGCTGTTTAAATTATCaagaaaaaagattttaacCCGCTTCTTTTCACAACATGCTTCTGGGGGGTCTGGGGCTGACTTATGGAAAAGCGTCGACTTTCTAAACGAGAATTTTGATGGTACCGAAACAGATAAAGAAAACAGTAAGGATTCTGGATCAGAAAAATACGATAAAGGTGATTGCTTATCCGAAAAAGTTTATAGTTTCCCTTCTTTAGACCTCACAGATATTGAGAAAAAAGTGCCGTTGGAAATTATACGCAATGCTGACGAAGCTCgcaaattgttttcttttactCATAAATGGCTGAAGCGTGCCGAGAACTATTATGATTTTGAACATTATTCAGCCCAATACATATCGTGTTCGCTACAACTGGCAGAACTATATGAACATCTCGCGTTTTTCGAAAAGAATATTGACAATCAATATAACATACAAAAGAGAAGGGCGGATGTACTGGAAACGCTCAATTCATTGTTGAAAAATTGCGATAACGTTATGTCGATACAGATAGATGTTATAAAAGAACTGTCCCAAGTCCAACTTGAGCTAATGGCACTTAATTTACAGAAACTTTGGCGTGAAGAATCACAAACGAACATATTAAACTTAGATACCGATACGGATTCGATCATAAATTCTCTTCATTCTGAATCCAACAAAACCTTGAcagaaaaaacattaaatacgagttctaaaaatatttttttgcgaaAAATGGCAGCCACTACCTCGATCAATGGCAAACTGTTTCGGCTTAGCGGGCAGATAGATCCGAGAACCCCATCAGAGTTGAGTTTCGATTATGAATTACTTAGAAACTCATGA